In Serratia marcescens subsp. marcescens ATCC 13880, a single genomic region encodes these proteins:
- the metC gene encoding cystathionine beta-lyase: MTSKHIETTLIGAGRSQRYTQGSVNPVTQRASSLVFDSVAAKKHATAQRAHGELFYGRRGTLTHFALQDAMVELEGGAGCVLYPCGAAAVANAILSFVGAGDHLLVTGSAYEPTQDFCTHILGRMNVSTTYFDPLIGADIATLIQPNTRVVFLESPGSITLEVQDIPAMVQAIRAVAPEVVIMIDNTWAAGVLFKALDFDIDISIQAGTKYLIGHSDYMLGTAVANARCWEQLREYSYLMGQMVDADTAYMASRGLRTLSVRLKQHERSSIEVANWLAERPEVATVNHPALPSCKGHEFYRRDFSGCNGLFSFVLKERLDEAQLAAYLDNFSHFSMAYSWGGFESLILANQPEELEAIRPAGGVDFSGTLVRLHIGLENVEDLIADLAAGFDRLNGVR; the protein is encoded by the coding sequence ATGACGTCAAAACATATCGAAACCACGCTGATCGGCGCCGGCCGCAGCCAGCGTTACACCCAGGGCTCCGTCAATCCCGTCACGCAACGCGCCTCTTCTTTGGTCTTCGACTCCGTCGCTGCCAAAAAACACGCCACCGCGCAACGCGCCCACGGCGAGCTGTTTTACGGCCGACGCGGCACCCTGACCCACTTCGCCCTGCAGGATGCAATGGTGGAGCTGGAGGGCGGCGCCGGCTGCGTGCTGTACCCCTGCGGCGCGGCGGCGGTGGCCAATGCGATTCTGTCGTTCGTCGGCGCCGGCGATCACCTGCTGGTCACTGGTTCGGCGTACGAACCGACCCAGGATTTCTGCACCCATATCCTCGGCCGCATGAACGTCAGCACCACCTATTTCGATCCGCTGATCGGCGCCGATATCGCCACGTTGATCCAACCCAACACCCGCGTGGTGTTCCTGGAATCCCCCGGCTCCATCACCCTGGAAGTGCAGGACATTCCGGCGATGGTGCAGGCCATTCGCGCCGTGGCGCCGGAGGTGGTGATCATGATCGACAATACCTGGGCGGCGGGCGTGCTGTTCAAGGCGTTGGATTTCGACATCGATATCTCCATTCAGGCCGGCACCAAATACCTGATCGGCCATTCCGATTACATGCTCGGCACCGCCGTCGCCAACGCGCGCTGTTGGGAGCAACTGCGCGAGTACTCCTATCTGATGGGGCAGATGGTGGATGCCGACACCGCCTACATGGCGAGCCGCGGCCTGCGTACCCTGAGCGTGCGCCTGAAGCAGCACGAACGCAGCAGCATTGAGGTCGCCAACTGGCTGGCCGAACGGCCGGAGGTGGCGACGGTCAATCACCCGGCCCTGCCCAGTTGCAAAGGCCACGAGTTCTACCGCCGCGACTTCAGCGGCTGCAACGGGCTGTTCTCCTTCGTGCTGAAAGAGCGGCTGGATGAGGCGCAGTTGGCCGCCTACCTGGACAACTTCAGCCACTTCAGCATGGCCTACTCCTGGGGCGGCTTCGAGTCGCTGATCCTGGCCAACCAGCCGGAAGAACTGGAAGCGATCCGCCCGGCGGGCGGCGTCGATTTTTCCGGCACGCTGGTGCGGTTGCATATCGGTCTGGAGAACGTCGAAGACCTGATCGCCGATCTGGCGGCCGGCTTCGATCGCCTCAACGGCGTGCGCTAA
- a CDS encoding DedA family protein encodes MDVLREIIHALWQQDFIALADPSVIWVVYAVLFTTLFLENGLLPASFLPGDSLLLLSGALIAKGVMGFAPTLLILTAAAGLGCWLSYIQGRWLGHTGLVKSWLLQLPAQYHQRAHNLFNRHGLTALLIGRFLGFVRTLLPTMAGISGLNSSRFQVFNWLSAAIWVCALVGLGYAFSQIPLVKRYESQVMTGLMLLPLLLLFVGLLGAMLVIWRKKRAASS; translated from the coding sequence ATGGATGTATTACGAGAGATTATTCATGCGCTTTGGCAGCAGGACTTCATCGCCCTCGCCGATCCAAGCGTAATTTGGGTGGTTTACGCCGTACTTTTCACCACTCTGTTTTTGGAAAACGGACTGCTGCCCGCCTCCTTCCTTCCCGGTGACAGCCTGCTGCTGCTGTCGGGCGCGCTGATCGCCAAAGGCGTGATGGGCTTTGCCCCCACTCTGCTGATACTGACCGCCGCCGCCGGGCTCGGCTGCTGGCTGAGCTATATCCAGGGCCGCTGGCTGGGCCACACCGGCCTGGTGAAGAGCTGGCTGCTGCAACTGCCGGCACAGTACCACCAGCGCGCGCACAACCTGTTCAACCGCCACGGGCTGACGGCGCTGCTGATCGGCCGCTTCCTCGGTTTCGTACGCACCCTGCTGCCGACCATGGCCGGCATTTCCGGGCTCAACAGCTCGCGCTTCCAGGTGTTCAACTGGCTGAGCGCGGCGATCTGGGTCTGCGCGCTGGTCGGCCTCGGCTACGCGTTCAGCCAAATCCCTCTGGTGAAACGCTATGAAAGCCAGGTGATGACCGGCCTGATGCTGCTGCCGCTGCTGCTGCTGTTCGTCGGCCTGCTGGGCGCCATGCTGGTGATCTGGCGTAAAAAACGCGCCGCCTCTTCCTGA
- a CDS encoding LysR family transcriptional regulator, translated as MSDRLSGISVFVTAVEAGSFALAASRLHLSRSAVGKTIARLEQRLGVRLFHRTTRSQSLTDDGALFYERCLRALEEIRGAETLLESGKRQVSGRLRVSMPVLFGRMCIAPLLTELTREHPGLELELSFSDRVVDLIEDGFDMAIRNGTLANSSGLVARRIGDHRMALCASPAYLQRCGEPHSIEQLAQHEAVTYMRAGARRSWLVLDSDGKPQDVMPNNRLQMDDLQAIADAATAGFGIAWLPCWLVREQLLSGALVRLLRDRPGAAFEAHAVWPHTPHLPLKVRLAVDTLVNKLPASLALVEKAL; from the coding sequence ATGAGCGATCGGTTGAGCGGCATTTCGGTATTCGTTACCGCCGTGGAGGCGGGCAGTTTTGCGTTGGCGGCCAGTCGGCTGCATCTTTCGCGTTCGGCGGTCGGCAAAACCATCGCCCGGCTGGAACAGCGGCTGGGGGTGCGGCTGTTTCATCGCACCACGCGCAGCCAGAGCCTGACCGACGACGGTGCGCTGTTTTATGAGCGCTGCCTGCGGGCGCTGGAGGAGATCCGTGGCGCGGAAACGCTGCTGGAGTCGGGGAAACGACAGGTCAGCGGCCGGCTGCGGGTGTCGATGCCGGTGCTGTTTGGCCGCATGTGCATTGCGCCGCTGCTGACCGAACTGACGCGCGAGCATCCTGGGTTGGAGCTGGAGCTGTCGTTCAGCGATCGGGTGGTGGACCTGATTGAGGACGGCTTCGATATGGCGATTCGCAACGGTACGCTGGCCAACAGCAGCGGCTTGGTGGCGCGCCGCATCGGCGATCACCGCATGGCGCTGTGCGCCTCGCCGGCCTATCTGCAGCGGTGCGGCGAACCGCACAGCATCGAGCAACTGGCGCAGCATGAGGCGGTGACCTATATGCGCGCCGGCGCGCGGCGCAGCTGGTTGGTATTGGATAGCGACGGCAAGCCGCAGGACGTGATGCCGAATAACCGGCTGCAAATGGACGACCTGCAGGCGATTGCGGATGCGGCGACGGCGGGTTTCGGCATTGCCTGGCTGCCGTGCTGGCTGGTGCGTGAGCAGTTGTTGAGCGGGGCGCTGGTGCGCTTGCTGCGCGATCGGCCGGGCGCCGCCTTTGAAGCGCATGCGGTGTGGCCGCACACGCCTCACCTGCCGCTGAAGGTGCGGCTGGCGGTGGATACGCTGGTGAACAAACTGCCTGCCAGTCTGGCGTTGGTCGAGAAGGCGCTGTAG
- a CDS encoding zinc-dependent alcohol dehydrogenase family protein: MTNTMQRWTMSALGREHLQLTTDAIPQPGPREIRVKVKAISLNYRDKLMIESGMGLTLPQPFTPASDMAGEVDAIGPGVSRFQPGARVISTFSPGWLDGEQKPYGDARRVPYHTLGGFYQGVLAEYVIVHEDWLVAAPASLDDVQASTLPCAGLTAWFALVEQGRLRAGDSVLVQGTGGVALFALQIAKAHGAEVYVTSGSDEKLARAKALGADRGINRLHGDWVEKVYQLTQDRGIDHVVDTVGGTNLGNSVRAVAVGGRISVIGILEGNEISAPAGPLLLKSAVIQGIGVGHRRALEDLVRAVDAVNLQPVIDQVYRFDQLPQALDHLDRGPFGKIVLTP, encoded by the coding sequence ATGACCAATACAATGCAACGCTGGACGATGAGCGCCCTGGGGCGTGAGCACCTGCAGCTGACCACCGACGCGATCCCGCAGCCGGGGCCGCGCGAGATCAGAGTGAAAGTGAAGGCTATCTCACTCAATTACCGTGACAAACTGATGATAGAAAGCGGCATGGGGCTCACGCTGCCGCAGCCGTTCACGCCCGCCTCGGACATGGCCGGCGAGGTCGATGCCATCGGCCCCGGCGTCAGCCGCTTTCAGCCCGGCGCGCGCGTCATTTCCACCTTCAGCCCCGGTTGGCTCGACGGCGAGCAAAAACCCTACGGCGATGCGCGCCGGGTGCCTTATCACACCCTCGGCGGTTTTTATCAGGGCGTGCTGGCGGAATACGTGATAGTGCATGAAGATTGGCTGGTGGCGGCGCCGGCGTCGCTGGACGATGTTCAGGCCAGCACCTTGCCGTGCGCCGGGCTGACCGCCTGGTTCGCACTGGTGGAGCAAGGCAGACTGCGCGCCGGCGACTCGGTATTGGTGCAAGGCACCGGCGGCGTGGCGCTGTTCGCGCTGCAGATCGCCAAAGCGCACGGCGCCGAGGTGTACGTCACTTCCGGCAGCGACGAAAAATTGGCGCGCGCCAAGGCGCTGGGCGCCGACCGCGGCATCAATCGCCTGCATGGCGACTGGGTGGAGAAGGTCTATCAGCTGACCCAGGATCGCGGCATCGACCATGTGGTGGATACCGTGGGCGGCACCAACCTCGGCAACTCGGTGCGCGCCGTGGCGGTGGGAGGACGCATCTCGGTAATAGGCATCCTGGAAGGCAACGAAATTTCCGCCCCCGCCGGCCCGCTGCTATTAAAATCCGCAGTGATTCAGGGCATCGGCGTCGGCCACCGCCGCGCGCTGGAAGACCTGGTGCGCGCCGTGGACGCCGTCAACCTGCAGCCGGTGATCGACCAGGTATACCGCTTCGATCAGCTGCCGCAGGCGCTGGATCACCTCGATCGCGGGCCATTCGGCAAGATCGTCTTAACCCCATAA
- a CDS encoding AraC family transcriptional regulator codes for MARQAMAIASGNGYTPSPVPRVKILYVDRHSPRQPVMYEPGIVIVFQGHKVGYCGNKKFQYDPRNYLLMTVPLPFECETFASPELPLVGLAVNIDTQMLQDLLIDIGDDDYLMQPRAESNGVNLAEMTEELLCATERLLDVMANPLDARVLGPQIVREILYYVLRGACGASLQELVNRHTHFSQIAKALRRIEHQYADSINVEQLASEVNMSVSAFHHNFKAVTNTSPLQYVKSYRLHKARLLMVHDGLKASTAAIRVGYESASQFSREFKRLFGMTPSDEVARLREANPLLLEG; via the coding sequence ATGGCGCGCCAGGCGATGGCTATCGCCAGCGGCAACGGCTACACGCCGTCGCCGGTGCCGCGGGTGAAGATTTTGTATGTCGATCGCCACAGCCCGCGTCAGCCGGTGATGTATGAACCGGGGATCGTCATTGTTTTTCAGGGGCACAAGGTCGGCTATTGCGGCAATAAGAAGTTCCAATACGATCCGCGCAACTACCTGCTGATGACGGTGCCGCTGCCGTTTGAATGCGAAACCTTCGCCAGCCCGGAACTGCCGCTGGTTGGGTTGGCGGTCAATATCGATACCCAAATGCTGCAGGACTTGCTGATCGACATCGGCGATGACGACTACCTGATGCAACCGCGCGCGGAGAGCAACGGGGTGAACCTGGCGGAAATGACGGAAGAGTTGCTGTGCGCCACCGAGCGTCTGCTCGACGTGATGGCCAATCCGCTCGACGCCCGGGTGCTTGGGCCGCAGATCGTACGGGAGATTCTCTATTATGTGCTGCGCGGCGCCTGCGGCGCGTCGCTGCAGGAGTTGGTCAATCGGCATACCCACTTCAGCCAGATCGCCAAGGCGCTGCGGCGTATCGAACATCAGTATGCCGACAGCATCAACGTCGAGCAGTTGGCCAGCGAGGTCAACATGAGCGTCTCGGCGTTCCACCACAACTTCAAGGCGGTGACCAACACCTCGCCGCTGCAGTACGTGAAGTCGTACCGGCTGCATAAGGCGCGCCTGTTGATGGTTCATGACGGTCTGAAGGCCAGCACGGCGGCGATCCGCGTCGGCTACGAAAGCGCGTCGCAGTTCAGCCGCGAGTTCAAACGGCTGTTCGGCATGACGCCGAGCGATGAAGTCGCCCGGCTGCGCGAGGCCAACCCGCTGTTGCTGGAGGGCTGA